A stretch of the Thalassotalea euphylliae genome encodes the following:
- a CDS encoding efflux RND transporter periplasmic adaptor subunit, which translates to MTRKKQIIIPIIILVSGILIFMALSSMKKPPEEKPAVDNTPIVAIEPVSVGSMHLKVGSHGVVLPKYETELIAQVNGQIVELSPAFVRGGFVEKGQLLARIDPSDYEAALIDAEANLASSHASLETERAQGKVAESEWRKITDALPTELSLRKPQLAQELAHVKAAEARVLRAKRDLERTEIRAPYDAMIEMRSIGLGSYVGTGSSVGKLLGTAVAEVRLPVADNQLQFLIAEGDAASVTLKGTFAGKESQWQAQIARNEGVVDNTSRMSYLVAEVKDPYALSSGEHKPLRFGAYVNADIYGITLTNATTVPRYLVENNRIAILDSDSKLRYVNVDIVRQDGASLVIGDGLTDGDRIIVSALDYPVDGMALALESDKPKDESQENPEENTSETQVASVATAEE; encoded by the coding sequence GTGACAAGGAAAAAACAAATAATCATACCCATCATCATCTTAGTCAGTGGCATTTTAATCTTTATGGCATTGTCGAGTATGAAGAAACCTCCAGAAGAAAAACCAGCCGTTGATAACACGCCAATCGTCGCTATCGAGCCTGTATCGGTTGGTTCAATGCACCTGAAAGTGGGATCACACGGTGTTGTTCTACCGAAATACGAAACTGAGCTTATCGCTCAAGTAAATGGTCAAATTGTTGAGCTATCGCCAGCGTTTGTCCGTGGTGGTTTTGTTGAAAAAGGCCAATTATTAGCGCGCATTGACCCAAGCGATTACGAGGCCGCGCTTATTGATGCTGAAGCTAACCTTGCTTCTTCTCATGCATCGCTGGAAACTGAGCGCGCACAAGGTAAAGTTGCCGAAAGTGAGTGGCGTAAAATTACTGACGCTTTGCCAACTGAGTTAAGTTTGCGTAAGCCGCAATTAGCACAAGAGCTGGCACATGTTAAAGCGGCAGAAGCACGCGTGCTAAGAGCAAAGCGTGATTTAGAGCGTACCGAAATTCGAGCGCCGTATGATGCCATGATTGAAATGCGCTCAATTGGTTTAGGCTCATACGTAGGCACGGGTAGTTCAGTTGGCAAATTATTAGGCACAGCTGTTGCTGAGGTACGCTTGCCTGTTGCCGACAATCAATTGCAGTTTTTGATCGCAGAAGGTGACGCCGCTTCGGTCACGCTAAAAGGCACATTTGCTGGTAAAGAATCTCAGTGGCAAGCGCAAATCGCTCGTAATGAAGGCGTAGTGGATAATACGAGTCGCATGAGTTACTTAGTTGCTGAGGTGAAAGACCCTTACGCGTTGTCGTCAGGCGAGCACAAGCCACTGCGCTTTGGTGCTTATGTTAATGCTGATATTTACGGCATAACCTTGACCAATGCGACAACGGTACCGCGCTATTTGGTCGAGAATAATCGAATTGCAATTTTAGATAGCGATTCAAAATTGCGTTACGTGAATGTTGATATTGTTCGCCAAGATGGTGCCAGTTTAGTGATTGGTGATGGCCTAACTGATGGCGACCGCATTATTGTTTCTGCGCTTGATTACCCTGTTGACGGCATGGCGTTAGCATTAGAAAGTGACAAGCCGAAAGACGAAAGCCAAGAAAATCCTGAAGAAAACACTAGTGAAACTCAGGTAGCTAGTGTAGCAACGGCAGAGGAATAA